DNA sequence from the Nesterenkonia lutea genome:
GTCTGCAGGCATGAAGAGCATCCAGCTGCCCGCCGCCGGACTGTCCGCCTCCCAGCTGGTGCTGGGACTGATGCGGATCAACGACAAGACCGATGACCAGATCCGTGAGCTCTACCGGCGAGCCCGGGAGGCTGGTGTCGACCTCTTCGATCACGCCGACATCTACGGCGACGGTCCGCACCACTGCGAGCGACGCTTCGCGGAGGCCGTCCGGCTCTCCGGCGCGGAACGTGAACAGGTGCTGATCCAATCAAAGGTCGGCATCATCCGAGACGGTCCCTCCTATGACTTCTCCGCCGAGCACATCATGGAAGAAGTGGAGGAGTCCCTGCGAGCACTGCAGACGGACTACCTGGACATCCTGCTCCTGCACCGGCCGGATCCGCTGGTGGAGCCCGAGGAGGTCGCGCGCGCCTTTGACGCCCTCCAGGGTTCCGGGAAGGTGCGTCACTTCGGCGTCTCGAACCACACCGTGGGGCAGATCGAGCTGCTCCGCACAGCGGTCGAGCAGCCGCTGGTGGTGAACCAGGTCCAGCTCTCCATCGTCCATGCTCCGCTCTTCAGCGAGGGGATGCAGACCAACACGCTCGGTCAGGCGCAGGCGGTCATGCCGGCGGGTGCTGACCTCGTGGAATACTGCCGACGCCAGGGCATCACGCTTCAGGCCTGGTCCCCCTACCAGTCACCGCGCGGGGTCTTCATCGACCACCCGGAGTACCCCGAG
Encoded proteins:
- a CDS encoding aldo/keto reductase translates to MKSIQLPAAGLSASQLVLGLMRINDKTDDQIRELYRRAREAGVDLFDHADIYGDGPHHCERRFAEAVRLSGAEREQVLIQSKVGIIRDGPSYDFSAEHIMEEVEESLRALQTDYLDILLLHRPDPLVEPEEVARAFDALQGSGKVRHFGVSNHTVGQIELLRTAVEQPLVVNQVQLSIVHAPLFSEGMQTNTLGQAQAVMPAGADLVEYCRRQGITLQAWSPYQSPRGVFIDHPEYPELNAVLSRLAEKHSVTPTGIATAWLTRHPADIQVVLGTTQGARVEEAAAGAQVRLSRREWYELIRAAGHRLP